A stretch of Toxoplasma gondii ME49 chromosome V, whole genome shotgun sequence DNA encodes these proteins:
- the AAH2 gene encoding aromatic amino acid hydrolase AAH2 (encoded by transcript TGME49_212740~Gene product name based on ToxoDB Community Expert Annotation.) produces MSLSTALRAHVTLRGLLSRACSAVPQESVAAINCPQSRFSAFGCGLFRLSCQNKALSLPATFHISVARCQREERRRTTLQGRPFVAAREFASSVAESTTTANGAILTCSFSEGREGTREDPLRTRSPQQTKVQGRTSDGVASGGATEGPSTRASTRRLSINNVSCQIEDRVGSISELAAIFAAYNVNITEIRSSPDPLDLRKMTVSISFEGEWESENATQLIDRLGSYCVAFTRGAPADVPWFPRSPEDLDRIASHTLDAGKDLEADHPGFHDVIYRKRRQEIASCAENHKAGRAVGIIDYTPRETATWKHVWGILTDLYPTLACNEYNEVLAGLRDARVYGPDTIPQVAEVNEYIKAKTGFTLRPVPGLLSARDFMNALAFRTFFSTQYIRHHSAPLYTPEPDVVHELLGHAPLLANPDFADFSQLLGLASLGASEEDIARLQRLYWFSVEFGLLCNPGNEMELAAYGAGLLSSPGELRHSTCPTNGKLEVRQWRPEDAAQQDFPITTYQPVLFVAESLKDARDSLLRYIQNHIHKPFATRYDNATRTLHVSTDVHMPPVSLKI; encoded by the exons ATGTCTCTATCCACCGCGCTGCGTGCACACGTGACACTACGGGGTCTCCTCTCCCGAGCCTGTTCTGCTGTCCCCCAAGAATCTGTAGCAGCGATCAATTGCCCGCAGtcccgtttctctgcatttgGCTGTGGACTGTTTCGCCTGTCCTGTCAAAACAAAGCTCTTTCCTTGCCAGCAACGTTTCACATTTCAGTGGCACGAtgccagagagaggaacgacgcCGAACTACGTTGCAGGGACGTCCCTTTGTCGCGGCGAGGGAGTTTGCCTCCTCTGTTGCCGAATCGACAACCACTGCCAATGGCGCCATTCTTACTTGCAGTTTCTCGGAGGGAAGGGAAGGGACAAGGGAAGATCCTCTACGGACACGCTCCCCGCAGCAGACAAAAGTGCAAGGCAGAACTTCGGACGGTGTAGCAAGCGGTGGCGCCACCGAAGGCCCGAGCACGAGAGCATCAACACGAAGGCTGTCGATCAATAACGTTTCCTGTCAAATCGAAGACCGAGTGGGCTCTATTTCTGAGTTGGCT GCCATTTTCGCTGCGTACAATGTGAACATCACTGAGATTAGGAGCTCTCCGGATCCTCTGGATCTACGGAAGAT GACTGTTTCCATCAGCTTCGAGGGAGAATGGGAATCAGAGAATGCCACGCAGTTGATTGACAGACTGGGGTCGTACTGTGTGGCGTTTACTCGCGGGGCGCCAGCGGATGTCCCGTGGTTCCCTCGGTCTCCAGAAGACCTCGATCGCATTGCTTCCCACACTCTTGACGCGG GCAAAGACCTTGAGGCGGACCACCCTGGTTTCCACGACGTCATTTATCGCAAGAGACGTCAAGAGATTGCATCGTGCGCAGAAAATCATAAAGCCGGACGGGCAGTTGGAATTATCGACTATACACCACGAG aaACGGCGACGTGGAAACACGTGTGGGGCATCCTGACGGATCTCTACCCCACTCTAGCTTGCAACGAATACAACGAAGTGCTGGCAGGTTTGAGGGATGCTCGTGTCTACGGGCCGGACACAATTCCTCAGGTTGCAGAGGTCAATGAGTATATCAAGGCCAAAACAG GCTTTACACTGAGACCCGTTCCAGGCCTTCTGTCGGCCAGGGACTTCATGAACGCGCTCGCGTTCCGCACATTTTTCTCAACTCAGTACATTCGGCACCACTCGGCTCCTCTGTACACTCCTGAGCCGGATGTCGTACACGAGCTCCTCGGCCACGCCCCTCTGTTGGCAAATCCG GATTTTGCAGATTTTTCGCAACTTCTCGGGCTCGCGTCTCTAGGGGCTTCAGAGGAAGACATTGCCCGACTCCAGCGTTTGTACTGGTTTTCAGTCGAATTTGGGCTGCTATGCAATCCGGGAAATGAAATGGAATTGGCTGCATATGGCGCAGGATTGCTCTCCTCACCAGGGGAACTCCGACACTCGACCTGTCCTACGAATGGGAAA CTCGAGGTTCGTCAGTGGCGCCCTGAGGACGCAGCACAGCAAGACTTTCCGATCACCACGTATCAGCCTGTCTTGTTCGTCGCGGAGAGCTTGAAAGATGCGCGTGACAGTCTTCTTCGGTACATCCAGAATCACATCCACAAGCCTTTCGCAACGAGATATGACAACGCAACTCGGACACTGCACGTTTCAACTGATGTACATatgcctcctgtctccctcaAGATCTAG
- a CDS encoding T complex chaperonin, putative (encoded by transcript TGME49_287500), protein MFANRYGLSGLLKEGHRSFTGIDEVTAKNIDACKALTDLTRTSLGPNSLSKLVVTSLGKRIVTAHTSLIVKELEVQHPAAKMLAMAAEMQQQEFGGAVNLLLVFAGQLLAQAEYLLKQGLHPNDVARGYEMAVAKLPAFLEESVCYTLKSLNDEQALAEVLESTVATKPLCTEGRLHKLVAQAAAMVMPPNNPKDFDVENIRVAKLTGGRLSQSVVLKGMVVTRPPSGSVESKQNCKVMVLGCGLECSTTEAKGTVLVHNAEELKNFTKGEERQMEEIIKGIKDAGVEVIIVHGGAISDVAQHFCNKYDILTLKIQSKFETRRLCRALGATAVVRLGVPTPEELGSCLSITVSEISSKKVTNILTKDSRVCTVVLRGSTPSVLDEAERAIDDAANLVKALTQDPRLVAGAGAAEMEMSRKFAAFGATLPGVEQYAVLKFGEAFEMIPRLLAESSGHSGTEALAALHAAHGQGRVHEGVNTDISVSYPSFKSAAAASAPSLTINAVEKKIYDHHKMKQWALRLGADAALTVLRVDQIIMARPAGGPAPRAPGAPDLD, encoded by the exons ATG TTCGCAAACCGATACGGCCTCTCGGGCCTCCTGAAGGAAGGCCATCGGAGCTTCACCGGGATCGATGAGGTAACGGCCAAGAACATCGACGCCTGCAAGGCGCTCACCGATCTCACTCGTACATCTCTCG GGCCAAACAGTTTGTCAAAGTTGGTCGTAACTTCGCTCGGGAAGCGAATCGTGACTGCTCACACCTCTCTGATCGTGAAGGAACTCGAAGTCCAGCACCCCGCGGCCAAGATGCTCGCCATGGCGGCAGAGATGCAGCAGCAGGAGTTTGGCGGCGCCGTCAATCTCCTACTCGTCTTCGCTGGCCAGCTTTTGGCACAA GCGGAGTATCTCCTCAAGCAAGGTCTACACCCAAACGACGTCGCGCGAGGCTACGAGATGGCCGTCGCCAAGTTGCCTGCTTTCTTGGAAGAGAGCGTGTGCTACACGCTCAAGAGTCTGAACGATGAACAGGCTCTCGCTGAAG TGCTCGAGTCGACAGTGGCGACCAAGCCCCTGTGCACGGAGGGCCGGCTGCACAAGCTCGTCGCCCAGGCAGCCGCGATGGTCATGCCTCCCAACAACCCAAAAGACTTTGATGTAGAAAACATTCGAGTTGCTAAGCTGACTGGAGGAAGACTGTCGCAGTCGGTTGTTCTCAAGGGAATGGTCGTCACAAGACCTCCCAGCG GAAGTGTGGAGAGCAAGCAAAACTGCAAAGTCATGGTGCTCGGCTGCGGCCTCGAGTGCTCGACGACTGAGGCGAAGGGAACGGTCCTCGTGCACAATGCCGAAGAACTCAAAAATTTtacgaagggagaggagagacaaatgGAGGAAATCATCAAAGGAATCAAAGACGCAGGCGTCGAAGTCATAATTGTTCACGGAGGAGCAATCAGTGACGTTGCACAGCACTTCTGCAACAAATATGATATCCTCACACTGAAG ATCCAGTCCAAGTTTGAGAcccgccgcctctgcaggGCCCTCGGCGCGACCGCAGTCGTTCGGCTG GGTGTCCCTACGCCGGAGGAATTGGGTTCGTGCCTCTCCATTACCGTGTCTGAAATCTCGTCCAAAAAGGTTACCAACATCCTGACAAAAGACTCGCGCGTATGCACAGTCGTCCTACGGGGCAGCACTCCGTCAGTCCTCGATGAAGCGGAAAGGGCGATCGATGACGCTGCCAACCTGGTCAAGGCTCTGACACAAGATCCTCGTCTCGTCGCTGGAGCAGGCGCAGCGGAAATGGAGATGTCCAGGAAGTTTGCg gCATTCGGCGCTACGCTGCCAGGCGTGGAGCAATATGCAGTTTTGAAATTCGGCGAGGCCTTCGAGATgattcctcgccttctcgccgagAGCTCCGGTCATAGCGGCACTG AGGCTTTGGcagctctgcatgcggcgcaTGGCCAGGGCCGCGTTCACGAGGGTGTGAACACAGATATCAGTGTATCCTACCCGTCATTCAAGAGCGCGGCGGCAGCAAGCGCTCCTTCGTTGACAATCAATGCTGTTGAAAAGAAAATCTACGACCATCACAAGATGAAGCAGTGGGCATTACGTCTAGGCGCAGATGCTGCACTGACAGTTCTACGCGTCGACCAAATCATCATGGCCAGACCTGCTGGCGGGCCAGCGCCGC GAGCCCCTGGCGCACCGGATCTCGACTAA
- a CDS encoding hypothetical protein (encoded by transcript TGME49_287490), giving the protein MERFWRNSVKESERRDQQRFEEEIQSRFAQEFEFERRKQRLWQAIGRESPDGDTTEGELAAQYYAAMQAALHGPKEDIITGQAFGRYIPSTAQSPITDLQNKVIYGPWALNWNRAITSRTTRVSLGGRRGAVSIGSSASSYVTTANVNWNRTAVTFAARPNDQAVKLGILRGRYGVDVARSNRLRTSAVETVMRYVETATVVDQINRTYGQRIRVRRFSFNYTRDFTIPRFDSPGRTPGLRQELAVNWGSLGISVGTDVPDNEYAISVGLRGYQFSVLRDFFQRLTQFQGNWGRGWQLEIATKFEDPINDLLYYQVGFGRLGRLYATAGAGFASDNTPMALVQVQGNDASVAFKAVQEAGVRVFNIGFTVGRFTYSWDSVVDYDRVAMPLSPISAILKTLLNVTP; this is encoded by the exons ATGGAGCGGTTCTGGCGGAACAGTGTTAAGGAATCGGAACGTCGAGATCAACAGCGGTTTGAGGAGGAGATTCAGAGCAGATTTGCCCAG GAGTTCGAAttcgagaggagaaaacagcggCTGTGGCAAGCGATTGGCAGAGAGTCACCTGACGGCGACACTACTGAAGGGGAACTTGCAGCACAGTATTACGCTGCAATGCAGGCCGCTCTACACGGACCAAAGGAAGATATCATTACGGGACAG GCGTTCGGGAGGTATATACCCAGCACAGCGCAAAGCCCGATCACGGACCTTCAAAACAAAGTAATTTATGGCCCGTGGGCGCTTAATTGGAACCGCGCCATAACGAGCAG AACAACTCGAGTATCTCTAGGTGGGCGTCGTGGCGCAGTGAGCATCGGGAGCAGTGCATCAAGTTATGTCACGACTGCCAATGTAAACTGGAACAGGACTGCAGTGACATTTGCAGCCAGGCCAAATGATCAGGCTGTCAAACTGGGGATCCTTCGTGGACGCTATGGCGTAGACGTGGCGAGATCTAATCGTCTCAGA ACGTCCGCAGTTGAGACAGTCATGCGTTACGTTGAGACTGCAACAGTCGTAGACCAGATTAATCGAACATACGGGCAACGCATTCGTGTGCGTCGCTTCAGTTTCAATTACACCCGAGATTTCACGATCCCGCGTTTCGACTCCCCGGGAAGAACTCCCGGTCTCCGACAGGAACTTGCTGTGAATTGGGGGTCGTTAGGAATCAGCGTCGGTACAGATGTTCCCGACAATGAATACGCCATTTCTGTTGGGCTTCGTGGCTATCAGTTTTCCGTCCTGAGAGATTTTTTTCAGCGTCTGACGCAGTTCCAGGGGAACTGGGGCCGCGGTTGGCAACTGGAGATTGCAACGAAGTTCGAGGACCCTATCAACGACCTACTATACTATCAGGTTGGGTTCGGACGCCTCGGTCGCCTTTACGCCACAGCAGGGGCGGGATTTGCATCAGATAACACTCCGATGGCTCTTGTTCAGGTCCAAGGAAACGACGCAAGTGTGGCATTTAAAGCTGTCCAAGAAGCTGGTGTTCGAGTTTTCAATATTGGCTTCACCGTTGGACGCTTTACTTACAGCTGGGATTCTGTTGTCGACTACGATCGCGTCGCCATGCCCCTCTCACCGATCAGTGCAATCCTAAAGACGCTTCTGAATGTCACCCCCTAG
- a CDS encoding hypothetical protein (encoded by transcript TGME49_212760) produces the protein MMAANPSSAKKGPVVCRMRPLQDCLAKNDGDIRQCIEEVKLFETTCSKKIEYVHDREGLDDNRSGLFSGKKGA, from the coding sequence ATGATGGCCGCAAACCCCTCATCAGCAAAAAAGGGCCCTGTGGTCTGTCGCATGCGGCCACTCCAGGACTGCCTTGCAAAGAATGATGGCGACATTCGTCAGTGCATTGAGGAGGTTAAGTTATTCGAAACGACGTGCAGCAAGAAAATCGAATATGTCCATGATAGAGAAGGCCTTGACGACAACCGGTCGGGACTTTTCAGTGGCAAGAAAGGAGCATAG